The following proteins are encoded in a genomic region of Gossypium hirsutum isolate 1008001.06 chromosome D05, Gossypium_hirsutum_v2.1, whole genome shotgun sequence:
- the LOC107915288 gene encoding uncharacterized protein has protein sequence MAPPNQLLLVLVIFLSIFSLSSLPTSAIIPKANVSLPIPSSQLVEKLCNSKAIENRRFCLKALSTPKVIAAKHTTQLGTLIMKLGTANAKATLNVYNEIIKKPGSPQALNALNCCVEAYKYAILSFEIVSSELVEDPQTANYDVAVIGSEIANCEKELINAKVQAPRLLTGNRFMKYYVSMGYEITSTLELENQNEY, from the coding sequence ATGGCTCCTCCAAATCAATTACTCTtagttttagttattttcttatCTATCTTTTCGCTTTCTTCTTTGCCAACAAGTGCAATTATTCCAAAGGCTAATGTTTCCCTTCCGATACCTTCATCACAACTAGTAGAAAAATTATGCAATAGCAAGGCAATTGAAAATCGTAGGTTTTGCCTGAAAGCACTTTCCACACCCAAAGTTATTGCTGCAAAGCATACAACCCAACTAGGAACCCTCATTATGAAATTAGGGACAGCAAATGCCAAAGCAACGTTGAatgtatataatgaaataattaagaaaccCGGTTCTCCTCAAGCTTTAAATGCTCTTAATTGTTGCGTTGAGGCTTACAAATATGCAATCTTATCATTTGAAATTGTATCTTCAGAATTGGTTGAAGATCCCCAAACCGCAAACTATGATGTAGCTGTTATAGGTTCTGAAATTGCTAATTGTGAAAAGGAACTGATTAATGCAAAGGTTCAAGCACCTCGACTCCTTACTGGGaatcgatttatgaaatattatgtcTCAATGGGATATGAGATAACATCAACTCTCGAGCTTGAAAATCAAAATGAGTACTAG
- the LOC121217867 gene encoding uncharacterized protein: MAPPNKLCLVLVIFLSIFSLSSLPTTAIIPKANISLSVPSSQLVENLCNGKAVQNRRFCLKALSTPEVIAAMDTTQLGTLIMKLGAANAKATLNLYNEIIKKPELVEDPETANYDVAVIGPEIANCEKELINAKVQAPRLLAGNRFVKYYVSMGYEITSTLELENPNEY; this comes from the exons ATGGCTCCTCCAAATAAGTTATGCTtagttttagttattttcttatCTATCTTTTCGCTTTCTTCTTTGCCAACAACTGCAATTATTCCAAAGGCTAATATTTCCCTTTCGGTACCTTCATCACAACTAGTAGAAAATTTATGCAATGGCAAGGCAGTTCAAAATCGCAGGTTTTGTCTGAAAGCGCTTTCCACTCCCGAAGTTATTGCGGCTATGGATACAACCCAACTAGGAACCCTCATTATGAAATTAGGAGCAGCAAATGCCAAGGCAACGTTGaatttatataatgaaataattaagaaaccAG AATTGGTTGAAGATCCCGAAACCGCAAACTATGATGTAGCTGTTATAGGTCCTGAAATTGCTAATTGCGAAAAGGAACTGATTAACGCAAAGGTTCAAGCACCTCGACTCCTTGCTGGGAATCGATTTGTGAAATATTATGTCTCAATGGGATATGAGATAACATCAACTCTCGAGCTTGAAAATCCAAATGAGTATTAG